A genomic window from Pirellulales bacterium includes:
- the ilvC gene encoding ketol-acid reductoisomerase: protein MTAKTYYDSDADLSLLKGKTIAILGYGSQGHAQAQNLRDSGCTVIIGQRPGGANYDLAVSHGFEPMPVEEASKRADLINILLPDEVQADIYRQHIRPHLKAGNLLLSSHGFNIHFGQVEPPPGVDAALVAPKGPGHLVRSEFERGGGVPCLIALSPGASQQSRQLALAYAKGIGGTRAGVIETTFAEETETDLFGEQAVLCGGVSALVKAAFETLVEAGYQEEMAYFECMHELKLIVDLFYQGGLNYMRYSVSNTAEYGDYTRGPRIVTDQTKAEMKKILAEIRSGQFARDWILENKAGAPSFKAMRRAERSHPIEEVGRRLRRLMPWIKSKEV, encoded by the coding sequence ATGACCGCAAAGACCTACTACGATTCCGATGCCGATCTGTCGCTGTTGAAGGGAAAAACGATTGCCATCCTTGGCTACGGCTCGCAAGGCCATGCCCAGGCCCAGAACCTGCGCGATAGCGGCTGCACGGTGATCATCGGCCAGCGGCCGGGCGGCGCAAATTACGACTTGGCCGTGAGCCATGGTTTCGAACCGATGCCGGTCGAGGAAGCCTCGAAACGGGCCGACTTGATCAATATTCTCTTGCCCGACGAAGTGCAGGCCGACATTTATCGCCAGCACATCCGACCGCATCTCAAGGCCGGCAATTTGCTGCTCAGCTCGCACGGTTTCAATATCCATTTTGGGCAGGTCGAACCGCCGCCGGGCGTGGATGCGGCATTGGTGGCGCCGAAAGGGCCCGGGCACCTCGTGCGCAGCGAGTTCGAGCGCGGCGGCGGCGTTCCGTGCCTGATTGCCTTGAGCCCCGGCGCGAGCCAGCAATCGCGGCAATTGGCGCTGGCCTATGCCAAGGGCATCGGCGGCACGCGGGCCGGCGTGATCGAGACCACATTTGCCGAAGAAACCGAGACCGACCTCTTTGGCGAGCAAGCCGTCCTTTGCGGCGGAGTTAGTGCACTTGTGAAGGCGGCATTCGAAACGCTCGTAGAAGCCGGATACCAAGAGGAAATGGCCTATTTCGAGTGCATGCACGAACTGAAGCTGATCGTCGATCTGTTTTATCAAGGCGGGTTGAACTATATGCGCTATAGCGTTTCCAACACGGCGGAATACGGCGACTACACGCGCGGACCGCGGATCGTCACCGACCAGACCAAGGCCGAGATGAAGAAAATTCTTGCGGAAATCCGTAGTGGCCAGTTTGCACGGGACTGGATCTTGGAAAACAAGGCAGGGGCGCCGTCGTTCAAGGCCATGCGCCGGGCGGAGCGCAGCCATCCGATCGAAGAAGTCGGCCGTAGGCTGCGGCGGTTAATGCCGTGGATCAAGTCGAAAGAGGTATGA